The following are encoded together in the Oncorhynchus gorbuscha isolate QuinsamMale2020 ecotype Even-year linkage group LG03, OgorEven_v1.0, whole genome shotgun sequence genome:
- the gpr157 gene encoding G-protein coupled receptor 157 isoform X2 — protein MDTTETCWGIPLGITVAALALGRIGYDASEVSVGWCWVRIQAPDHVLWMLLTGKIWEFLAYLTLPVLYVLIKKHIHRAHAALSEYRPILACSPLSQSLSNMADRKLTLIPIIFIALRIWSTVRFLLMLADSPARQNPVLVTLHGIGNTFQGAANCIMFILFTQPIRSRLSTMLCCCSCRGRSGASLIPSNTPNHSGLGLDVETPSQPEDTLNTSSRGWPDGC, from the exons ATGGACACCACAGAAACATG ctgggGCATCCCTCTAGGTATCACAGTAGCAGCTCTGGCTCTGGGCCGTATTGGCTACGATGCATCGGAGGTGTCTGTGGGCTGGTGCTGGGTGAGGATCCAGGCTCCAGACCATGTCCTGTGGATGCTGCTCACTGGGAAGATATGGGAGTTCCTGGCCTATCTCACCCTCCCCGTCCTCTATGTCCTCATCAAGAAGCACATCCACAGAGCG CATGCGGCTCTGTCTGAGTACCGGCCCATCCTGGCCTGCAGTCCTCTGTCCCAGTCCCTTTCCAATATGGCCGACAGGAAGTTGACCCTTATCCCCATCATCTTCATCGCCCTGCGTATCTGGAGTACCGTGCGTTTCCTGCTGATGCTGGCTGACTCGCCCGCCAGGCAGAACCCTGTTCTCGTCACGCTACAT GGCATTGGGAACACCTTCCAGGGAGCTGCAAACTGTATCATGTTTATCCTGTTCACCCAGCCAATCCGCTCCCGTCTCTCCACCATgctctgctgctgctcctgcagAGGCAGGTCTGGGGCCTCCCTCATACCCTCCAACACACCCAACCACAGTGGTTTGGGCCTGGATGTGGAGACCCCCTCACAACCAGAGGACACCCTGAATACCAGCTCTCGTGGCTGGCCGGACGGCTGCTGA
- the gpr157 gene encoding G-protein coupled receptor 157 isoform X1, with protein MAVDNQTVVYISEQIVILISCALSFLGSLLIIFTYIIWPDLRTTPRTLLVYLSVADLLSAGSYAYGVWSVFESNSVDCVVQGAISTFANTSSFFWTVAIAIYLYILIVKSNQRQADSFVLWFHVISWGIPLGITVAALALGRIGYDASEVSVGWCWVRIQAPDHVLWMLLTGKIWEFLAYLTLPVLYVLIKKHIHRAHAALSEYRPILACSPLSQSLSNMADRKLTLIPIIFIALRIWSTVRFLLMLADSPARQNPVLVTLHGIGNTFQGAANCIMFILFTQPIRSRLSTMLCCCSCRGRSGASLIPSNTPNHSGLGLDVETPSQPEDTLNTSSRGWPDGC; from the exons ATGGCCGTTGATAATCAGACTGTTGTGTACATTTCAGAACAGATAGTTATTTTGATTTCGTGTGCCCTGTCTTTTTTGGGCTCTTTACTTATTATCTTTACCTACATCATTTGGCCAGATTTGAGGACAACGCCGAGAACACTTCTGGTCTACTTGTCCGTGGCTGACTTGTTGTCTGCGGGCTCGTACGCATACGGAGTTTGGAGTGTCTTTGAATCAAATTCTGTGGATTGCGTCGTTCAAGGAGCGATATCTACTTTCGCCAACACCAGTTCGTTTTTCTGGACTGTCGCTATCGCTATATATCTGTACATTTTAATCGTCAAGTCGAATCAAAGACAAGCTGACAGCTTCGTGTTATGGTTTCACGTTATCAG ctgggGCATCCCTCTAGGTATCACAGTAGCAGCTCTGGCTCTGGGCCGTATTGGCTACGATGCATCGGAGGTGTCTGTGGGCTGGTGCTGGGTGAGGATCCAGGCTCCAGACCATGTCCTGTGGATGCTGCTCACTGGGAAGATATGGGAGTTCCTGGCCTATCTCACCCTCCCCGTCCTCTATGTCCTCATCAAGAAGCACATCCACAGAGCG CATGCGGCTCTGTCTGAGTACCGGCCCATCCTGGCCTGCAGTCCTCTGTCCCAGTCCCTTTCCAATATGGCCGACAGGAAGTTGACCCTTATCCCCATCATCTTCATCGCCCTGCGTATCTGGAGTACCGTGCGTTTCCTGCTGATGCTGGCTGACTCGCCCGCCAGGCAGAACCCTGTTCTCGTCACGCTACAT GGCATTGGGAACACCTTCCAGGGAGCTGCAAACTGTATCATGTTTATCCTGTTCACCCAGCCAATCCGCTCCCGTCTCTCCACCATgctctgctgctgctcctgcagAGGCAGGTCTGGGGCCTCCCTCATACCCTCCAACACACCCAACCACAGTGGTTTGGGCCTGGATGTGGAGACCCCCTCACAACCAGAGGACACCCTGAATACCAGCTCTCGTGGCTGGCCGGACGGCTGCTGA